Part of the Candidatus Poribacteria bacterium genome is shown below.
CATCGTGCTCTGTCCGCAGAATGCGGATGAGTTCACAGAGCTCGTAACGACAGTGGAATCGATGGGCTTCCCGGTGACGATCGGACTCGTCCATGGCTCTCATGGGCGCATCATGATCCACGGGGAGCCGTATGTGAGCCTGTGGGAATCCCACTTCCGCCGGGCGACGGGGATGCCCGCCATCGAACGGACATACGGAGCTCGGCTTCTACGCGGTGAGACGCCCGACTGGCGCTGCCGGGCGGGACGGCGATATCTCTACGTGGACGAAGCAGGACGGGTTCAGTATTGCGCCTCGCAGCGCGGGCGTCTCGATGTTGCGCTATCGGAATACTCTCGCCGAGACATGCGTCGGTACGGCGATCGCCGGAAGGGGTGTGAGCCCGGCTGCACGATCGGTTGCGCGTACCGGACGTCCGCCATCGACAACTCGCCCGTTCGGGTAGCGCTGACGTGCTGGAGACTGCTCCTGCCACGGCCGCGTTCGCGATCTACCCCTGGCGGCTCGGCGAACACTCAGAAGTTCTTCTGGTCCCACGGTTTGCCGCGCACGACGGAACGGCAGTAGCCGTTGCCGGTCACGTCGTAGGCGACGGTGACCGCCCGGCGGTCGCGCGGCGACGGATTCGCGTCCGATCCGTGAATGACCAGGGGCCCGAAGAACACGGCGTCGCCTGCCTTCATCTCGACCGGTACGGCGTCCTCGCGCTTCTGAAAGTACCCCGGCAGAAAGACGCCAAAGGAGGTGTTCCGCCGGTCGTGCTCTAGCAGACCGCCCTTGTGGCTCCCCGGCACGAACTGAATGCAGCCGTTCTCGATGTCCGCGTCATCGATGGAGAGCATGCAGTTCATCATCAACGGACGGTTCTCTTTGCGATGCCAGTAACCGTAGTCCTGGTGCCAGGGCGTGATCGTCCCGTCGTAGGCGGCTTTCATGAGCAACTTGCAGTGGAACAGCGAGATGTCGGGACCCATGATGGGTTCGAGGACGTCGAGAACCTCGTCCGAGTGGACGAGCCGCTTGAGCCCGTCGCTGACGAGCTCGCCGTGCATCAACTGGCGAATGCGCTTCGGCTTGGCGGGGTCGTCGTATTCTTCCCAAGAGACGCCGACGCCCTGGGGCGTCTCCGCCGCCATCGCCTCGTGCAGTCCGTCCACCTCCTGCTGAATCTGCCGCAGCCAATCGCCCGTGACGAGCCCCCGCTTCACGAGAAAACCGTTGTCATCGAAGAACGCGCGTTCTTCTGCCGTCAGCGCCATGGTAATCCTCCTCTGCCACCCATTCCGTCACCCATACGGACGCCCTCTCATGGCTGGAAAGGGCTCCATCCGGCATATTCATGTTAGCGTGTCGTGATGCGGGGCGTGCGCTAGCTTGCCAGCGCCTGCGTGAACGCGAGGTTCCGCCGGTTCCCTTCGTCGGGAACGTCTCCTGTCGGCGTCTCCAGCACGAGCCACTGGTCATAGCCGATGTCGCGGATCGCCGCGCCGACCGCGTCGAAATCGACGCCGCCCTCGCCCAAGTGCTTGCCGCCGAGGTCCTTCATGTGGATCTGCGCGATGTGCGGACCCAGCGACCGAATCTCCGCTGGCGAGTCGTAGCCGTAGTTCGTCGCGTTCCCCATGTCGTAGTAGACCCCGACGGACGACAGCCTGACAGCGTGGACGAGCGCGTGATGCTGCTCGCCGCTCAACGTCGATTCGATGCCCAGCGTCACGCCGTACTTGCCGGCGACCTCGCCCGTCCGCTTGAGCCCGTCCACGAGGCGCGGATCGAGCGAGCGCTCCGCTGGGATCGTCCCGTCGCCGAAGAACGGCACAAGGATCACCTTCACGCCGAACTCCGGCGCGACGCGCGAGAGGTGGTTCAGCATGCGGAGTCCCTCGGTGCGCCGCTCGTCGTCCGGGTGGAGGTACGTGTAGCTCGTGA
Proteins encoded:
- a CDS encoding phytanoyl-CoA dioxygenase family protein — protein: MALTAEERAFFDDNGFLVKRGLVTGDWLRQIQQEVDGLHEAMAAETPQGVGVSWEEYDDPAKPKRIRQLMHGELVSDGLKRLVHSDEVLDVLEPIMGPDISLFHCKLLMKAAYDGTITPWHQDYGYWHRKENRPLMMNCMLSIDDADIENGCIQFVPGSHKGGLLEHDRRNTSFGVFLPGYFQKREDAVPVEMKAGDAVFFGPLVIHGSDANPSPRDRRAVTVAYDVTGNGYCRSVVRGKPWDQKNF
- a CDS encoding sugar phosphate isomerase/epimerase; its protein translation is MRFGIRDGMLRVPLEQQFAKAKELGFDGIEICLGGNYQASPLFSEAGIDQLRALSDASGVAVSSFSPGGFTSYTYLHPDDERRTEGLRMLNHLSRVAPEFGVKVILVPFFGDGTIPAERSLDPRLVDGLKRTGEVAGKYGVTLGIESTLSGEQHHALVHAVRLSSVGVYYDMGNATNYGYDSPAEIRSLGPHIAQIHMKDLGGKHLGEGGVDFDAVGAAIRDIGYDQWLVLETPTGDVPDEGNRRNLAFTQALAS